One Triticum dicoccoides isolate Atlit2015 ecotype Zavitan chromosome 4B, WEW_v2.0, whole genome shotgun sequence genomic window carries:
- the LOC119290920 gene encoding phosphatidylinositol 4-phosphate 5-kinase 2-like: MPPQATASQQGDCCRHGQLPRWHGDAGADALPFYVPLRKRLSVDGKSPAPRICIWECDGEAGDITCDIVPAPFRRSCSARMTMQPPAPFFRTMTPPPPRPQRVLEEEERQEARRPGKAIRKGHRSYGLMLNLQLGISYSVGKSSALPFKKLLASDFDPREKVWTRFPPEGSKLTPPHHSIDFRWKDYCPAVFRHLRKLFGVDPADYMLAICGNDTLRELASPGKSGSCFFITQDDRFMIKTVKKAEVKVLIRMLRSYYEHVRLHKSTLLTRFYGTHCIKQVGCPKVRFVIMGNFCCSEYKIHRRFDLKGSSHGRTIDKTERKIDETTTLKDLDLDYAFRLQRFWYEELMKQIQMDCVFLETQGIMDYSLLLGVHFRNDLSVSKIGLSQPIALPKSTGKRKSFEGGGNFCEQCFMETGCKERDLITESRRPFVQLGMNMPAQAERSSKRILDKFLLNERHLFITAPSGGPCDVYLFFGIIDILQDYDITKKLEHAYKSFQVNPGRISAVDPKLYSRRFQDFIRRVFLKQQH; this comes from the exons ATGCCGCCGCAAGCCACCGCCTCGCAGCAGGGAGACTGCTGCCGCCACGGCCAGCTCCCCCGCTGGCACGGCGACGCCGGCGCCGATGCGCTGCCCTTCTACGTGCCGCTGCGCAAGCGCCTCTCCGTGGACGGCAAGTCCCCGGCGCCGCGGATATGCATCTGGGAGTGCGACGGCGAGGCCGGCGACATCACCTGCGACATCGTCCCCGCGCCCTTCCGCCGCAGCTGCAGCGCCAGGATGACGATGCAGCCGCCGGCCCCCTTCTTCCGGACgatgacgccgccgccgccgaggccacaGAGGGtgctggaggaggaggagcggcaggAGGCCAGGAGGCCTGGGAAGGCCATCCGCAAGGGCCACCGGAGCTACGGCCTCATGCTCAACCTGCAGCTCGGCATAAG TTATTCGGTGGGGAAGTCGTCGGCGCTGCCGTTCAAGAAGCTCTTGGCATCGGACTTCGACCCGCGGGAGAAGGTCTGGACGCGGTTCCCGCCGGAAGGCTCCAAGCTCACGCCGCCGCATCACTCAATCGATTTCCGGTGGAAGGACTACTGCCCTGCCGTCTTCAG GCACCTGAGGAAATTGTTTGGGGTTGACCCTGCGGACTACATGCTTGCAATCTGTGGCAACGACACGCTCCGGGAGCTGGCGTCCCCCGGTAAGAGCGGGAGCTGCTTCTTCATCACCCAGGATGATCGGTTCATGATTAAAACCGTGAAGAAGGCTGAAGTGAAG GTTCTTATTAGGATGCTGCGGAGTTACTATGAACACGTTCGTCTGCATAAGTCCACCTTGTTGACAAGATTCTATGGCACGCATTGCATTAAGCAAGTTGGATGTCCCAAG GTCCGGTTCGTTATAATGGGCAATTTTTGCTGCTCGGAGTATAAGATTCACAGGCGTTTTGATTTGAAAGGTTCCTCACATGGTCGGACTATCGACAAAACGGAGCGAAAGATTGACGAAACCACTACTCTGAAGGACCTCGATCTTGATTATGCATTTCGGCTGCAAAGATTTTGGTACGAGGAACTTATGAA GCAAATTCAGATGGACTGCGTATTCTTGGAGACACAAGGAATTATGGACTACAGCCTATTGTTAGGAGTTCACTTTCGTAATGATTTGTCTGTGTCTAAGATAGGCCTCTCTCAGCCCATTGCTCTGCCAA AATCTACTGGCAAAAGAAAATCATTTGAAGGCGGAGGCAATTTTTGTGAGCAATGCTTTATGGAAACAGGATGCAAAGAGAGGGATTTGATCACAGAATCCCG GAGGCCATTTGTGCAGCTGGGCATGAACATGCCCGCCCAGGCAGAGCGCAGCTCGAAGAGAATACTCGACAAGTTCCTTTTGAACGAGAGGCACCTGTTCATAACAGCGCCGAGCGGGGGACCGTGTGATGTCTACCTCTTCTTCGGAATAATCGACATCCTACAAGACTACGACATAACCAAGAAGCTGGAGCACGCCTACAAGTCTTTCCAGGTCAACCCTGGCCGCATTTCTGCCGTGGATCCCAAGCTCTACTCGAGGAGGTTCCAGGATTTCATTCGCAGGGTGTTCCTGAAACAACAGCATTGA